A window of Emcibacter sp. SYSU 3D8 genomic DNA:
CCGACGGCAATGACGGCGGCGTCAGTGAGACGGGCGGCACATCGACGGCGATATCTGCGGAAATGTCGGGCTGGTCGTCGGTGCCCGAGATGACCGGCTTGGGCTGCGGCTGCGACTGAGCCTGCGGCGCGGCCGGTTGCCCGCCATTGTCGCGGCGCTGACTTCCGTTGGCATTCGCAGCGCCATTGTTGTTGCGCTGCTGGCCGCCGTTGTTCTGGCCGCCATTATTCTGGCCACCGTTACCCTGGCCACGCGCGTCCTGGTTGCGGTTATCCTGATTGCGGTTGTCCTGGTTGCGGGTGTCCTGGCCACCGTTGCCTTGGCCACGGTTGCCCTGGTTGCCGCTGTCCTGGTTGTCATCGTCGCCCGATTCACCGGTCTGGTTGCCGTCGCTATCGGACTGCTCGTCGTAGCCGGACTGCTCATCGTCCTCGATGGCCTGCGGCTCGATGCCCTGGGCGATCATGATCTCGTTCATGATGCGCTGATAATGCTCGGCGTGCTGCAGGAAATTCTCGACCAGTACCCGGTCGCGGCCCACCCGCGCGTCACGCGCCAAGCTGACATATTTTTCAACCAACTGCGCCGCGGTGCCGCGGAGCTTGCCCGCCGGTCCGTTGCTGTCGTAAGCCCGATTCATATTCTGTTGGGGCGCGGGTCTTCTGCCCGAGCGACCCCGGGAGCGCTTGCCGTTGCTGTGTCTCATCGCGTCACTATGTTGTTATCTCGTTTCGGTCTTGCGGCTATTGCCACCGATGATCATCCGGACAGACCCGTAACGGGCCCTAGAGCGTAGGTTGTGCAGCCAAAGGAGACTGCATCCAGCGATTCTAGTTCTGGATGACTTCAAGAGGGCAGGCCCTAAGATGCCCCGCGCTTCTCTTAGTGGCGACCCTACTCATCCCGCCAACATTTTCCAACATAAAATTCATCTTTCAGCGCTCTGCCCGGAAAAAAGCGCCCAGGCAGCGAATTCGGCCGGAAAGGTCGGGAATTTGCTGGACCATGCTGGCGC
This region includes:
- a CDS encoding DUF4167 domain-containing protein, with the protein product MRHSNGKRSRGRSGRRPAPQQNMNRAYDSNGPAGKLRGTAAQLVEKYVSLARDARVGRDRVLVENFLQHAEHYQRIMNEIMIAQGIEPQAIEDDEQSGYDEQSDSDGNQTGESGDDDNQDSGNQGNRGQGNGGQDTRNQDNRNQDNRNQDARGQGNGGQNNGGQNNGGQQRNNNGAANANGSQRRDNGGQPAAPQAQSQPQPKPVISGTDDQPDISADIAVDVPPVSLTPPSLPSAPRAIRGRRPRRPAEPREAAPEGAAAAAPAAAAPATEEPSDAE